The following are encoded in a window of Actinomycetota bacterium genomic DNA:
- a CDS encoding DUF6760 family protein, with product MTYAPDRLYREVAYVAYHFHWSLDDILDLEHPVRQRFVKEIGRLNEEQDRGR from the coding sequence GTGACGTACGCGCCAGACCGGCTCTACCGGGAGGTCGCGTACGTCGCCTACCACTTCCACTGGAGCCTCGACGACATCCTGGACCTCGAGCATCCCGTCCGGCAGCGCTTCGTGAAGGAGATCGGACGGCTGAACGAGGAACAGGACCGGGGTAGGTGA
- a CDS encoding DUF4157 domain-containing protein, protein MHTYDADPTHAAKPTRPAKAAGEPTGILGLQRTAGNASVASVLGAQEEERSPVLDVVGSGGGQPLEAGVRARMETSLGHDFSGVRVHTGGKAAESARAVQAQAYTVGNDIVFGGSHYSPGTPTGQRMLAHELTHVVQQRSGPVDGTPTAGGIRVSDPSDRFEREAEDTADAVMGAPVQRQEEEEEEKEGSE, encoded by the coding sequence ATGCACACCTACGACGCCGACCCGACCCACGCCGCCAAGCCCACCCGGCCGGCGAAGGCCGCCGGGGAACCCACCGGCATCCTCGGCCTGCAGCGCACAGCCGGCAATGCCAGCGTCGCCTCGGTTCTGGGCGCCCAGGAGGAGGAGCGGTCGCCGGTCCTGGACGTGGTCGGCTCCGGTGGCGGCCAGCCGCTCGAAGCCGGGGTCCGCGCCCGCATGGAGACGTCGCTGGGGCACGACTTCAGTGGCGTCCGGGTGCACACCGGCGGCAAGGCGGCCGAGTCGGCCCGGGCGGTGCAGGCGCAGGCGTACACGGTGGGCAATGACATCGTCTTCGGTGGGTCGCACTACTCGCCCGGGACCCCGACCGGGCAGCGGATGCTGGCCCACGAGCTCACCCACGTCGTCCAGCAGCGCTCCGGCCCGGTGGATGGCACCCCGACCGCCGGCGGGATCCGGGTGAGCGACCCCTCGGACCGCTTCGAGCGGGAGGCGGAGGACACCGCCGACGCAGTCATGGGCGCTCCCGTGCAGCGCCAGGAGGAAGAAGAGGAAGAGAAAGAGGGCAGCGAGTAG
- a CDS encoding PAAR domain-containing protein, giving the protein MPPAARIGDMHTCPMVTPGTPPIPHVGGPVTGPPAGPPVLIGGVPAATMGMMCTCVGPPDTIVKGSVTVLINGKPAARMGDTTAHGGAIALGLPTVEIGG; this is encoded by the coding sequence ATGCCCCCGGCGGCCCGCATCGGCGACATGCACACCTGCCCGATGGTCACGCCCGGAACGCCGCCCATACCGCACGTCGGCGGGCCGGTGACCGGGCCCCCGGCAGGCCCCCCGGTGTTGATCGGGGGCGTCCCGGCGGCCACGATGGGCATGATGTGCACCTGCGTGGGGCCGCCCGACACGATCGTGAAGGGCTCGGTCACGGTCCTGATCAACGGCAAGCCCGCCGCCCGGATGGGCGACACCACCGCGCACGGCGGGGCGATCGCTTTGGGTCTCCCGACCGTGGAGATCGGCGGCTAG
- a CDS encoding GPW/gp25 family protein, which translates to MTEDFVGKGWAFPVRTSASGGIALVGREQEVEEAIRLIIGTAYGERPMRPEFGCAIHDFVFAAVTGSTAGRIAYEVRRSIERWEPRVDVEGIAVTTDPADASTVYIDVQYSIRGTNDPRNLVFPFYVIPSETLPEAGVGE; encoded by the coding sequence GTGACCGAGGACTTCGTCGGCAAGGGCTGGGCCTTCCCGGTGCGCACCAGCGCCAGCGGGGGCATCGCCCTCGTCGGGCGCGAACAGGAGGTCGAGGAGGCCATCCGGCTCATCATCGGGACCGCCTACGGCGAGCGGCCGATGCGCCCCGAGTTCGGGTGCGCCATCCACGACTTCGTCTTCGCCGCCGTCACCGGGTCCACCGCCGGGCGGATCGCCTACGAGGTGCGCCGGTCGATCGAGCGCTGGGAGCCCCGGGTGGATGTGGAAGGGATCGCGGTGACCACCGACCCGGCCGATGCCTCGACGGTCTACATCGACGTGCAGTACTCGATCCGCGGCACCAATGACCCCCGCAACCTGGTGTTCCCCTTCTACGTGATCCCGAGCGAGACCCTGCCGGAAGCGGGGGTCGGGGAATGA
- a CDS encoding phage tail sheath family protein: MPQYLSPGVYVEEVDSGSRPIEGVGTAVAAFVGLAAQGPLNEPTLCTNWGQFTNTFGEFVEGTYLAHAVYGYFLNGGGACYVVRVGGDGNGSGPRGELASGADARLGGYVIRALEPGAAGNNISVEVADPGEGATEDQFKLIIRRDGQQVEEFDKASTKKGRQNVVAMVNAVSKVIRIEEATPGAALDKPVKSTVSLTGGGSPPAPARLAPDDYVGDASDRTGFGGLEAIDPITMVCVPDLMAAYQKGMIDQEGLKAVQLAMIAHCELMGDRVAILDSPPGLNAQQIREWRVDKAGYDSKYAALYWPWIKVFDPASGQNIFVPPSGHMAGIWGRNDDTRGVHKAPANEVVRGAITLELNITKSEHDLLNPHGINCIRNFPGRGTRVWGARTLSSDPAWRYLNIRRLFNYLEESILGGTQWAVFEPNDYALWAKMRRTIATFLVNEWRKGALFGLNPDQAYYVKCDDETNPAESIDAGMVICEIGVAPVKPAEFVVFRLSQFSGGASLTE; the protein is encoded by the coding sequence ATGCCCCAGTACCTGTCCCCCGGCGTCTATGTCGAGGAGGTGGACTCCGGATCCCGGCCGATCGAAGGCGTGGGGACGGCGGTGGCCGCGTTCGTCGGCCTTGCTGCCCAGGGCCCCTTGAACGAGCCGACGCTCTGCACCAACTGGGGCCAGTTCACGAACACCTTCGGCGAGTTCGTCGAGGGCACCTACCTCGCCCACGCGGTGTACGGGTACTTCCTCAACGGCGGGGGAGCGTGCTACGTCGTCCGGGTGGGCGGCGACGGCAACGGCTCCGGGCCGCGGGGCGAGTTGGCCAGCGGGGCCGACGCCCGGCTGGGCGGCTACGTCATCCGGGCGCTGGAGCCGGGGGCGGCGGGCAACAACATCTCGGTCGAGGTGGCCGACCCCGGGGAGGGCGCCACCGAGGACCAGTTCAAGCTCATCATCCGCCGCGACGGCCAACAGGTCGAGGAGTTCGACAAGGCCAGCACCAAGAAGGGTCGCCAGAACGTGGTGGCCATGGTGAACGCCGTCTCCAAAGTGATCCGCATCGAGGAGGCCACGCCGGGCGCCGCGCTCGACAAGCCCGTCAAGTCCACCGTGAGCCTGACCGGCGGGGGCAGCCCGCCCGCCCCGGCCCGCCTGGCGCCGGACGACTACGTAGGCGACGCGTCGGACCGGACCGGCTTCGGGGGCCTGGAGGCCATCGACCCGATCACGATGGTGTGCGTGCCCGACCTCATGGCCGCCTACCAGAAGGGCATGATCGACCAGGAGGGGCTGAAGGCGGTCCAGCTGGCGATGATCGCCCACTGCGAGTTGATGGGCGACCGGGTGGCCATCCTCGACTCCCCGCCCGGGCTGAACGCCCAGCAGATCCGGGAGTGGCGGGTGGACAAGGCGGGCTACGACTCCAAGTACGCCGCCCTGTACTGGCCGTGGATCAAGGTCTTCGACCCCGCCTCGGGGCAGAACATCTTCGTCCCGCCCAGCGGGCACATGGCGGGCATCTGGGGGCGCAACGACGACACCCGGGGCGTGCACAAGGCACCTGCCAACGAGGTGGTCCGGGGGGCGATCACCCTGGAGTTGAACATCACCAAGAGCGAGCACGACCTCCTGAACCCCCACGGCATCAACTGCATCCGCAACTTCCCCGGCCGGGGCACGCGGGTGTGGGGCGCCCGCACCCTGTCCAGCGACCCGGCGTGGCGGTACCTCAACATCCGGCGGCTGTTCAACTACCTGGAGGAGTCCATCCTGGGCGGCACCCAGTGGGCCGTTTTCGAGCCGAACGACTATGCGCTGTGGGCCAAGATGCGCCGCACCATCGCCACCTTCCTGGTGAACGAGTGGCGCAAGGGCGCCCTGTTCGGTCTGAACCCCGACCAGGCGTACTACGTGAAGTGCGACGACGAGACCAACCCGGCGGAGTCGATCGACGCCGGGATGGTGATCTGCGAGATCGGCGTTGCCCCGGTTAAGCCCGCTGAGTTCGTGGTCTTCCGGCTCTCGCAGTTCTCCGGCGGAGCATCGCTGACCGAATAA
- a CDS encoding phage tail protein encodes MRGAVRGMASPQPLGFLLPPIYYEDSFTQRITAGLDEVLAPVFLALDNLDAYLSPAVAPPDFLEWLAGWVGVVLDETWSLERRRALVGEASALYAQRGTVRGLVGLVRLVFGGDVEVEESGAAAWSPVPNGDLPGTAEPSLKVRVRVADAGVVDRQRLEAVVSSGKPAHIPHQIEVVTG; translated from the coding sequence ATGAGGGGCGCCGTCCGGGGTATGGCCAGCCCCCAGCCGCTGGGGTTCCTGCTGCCGCCGATCTACTACGAGGACAGCTTCACCCAGCGCATCACCGCCGGGCTGGATGAGGTGCTGGCGCCGGTGTTCCTGGCCCTCGACAACCTCGACGCCTACCTGAGCCCCGCCGTCGCTCCCCCGGACTTTTTGGAATGGTTGGCCGGCTGGGTGGGGGTGGTGCTGGACGAGACCTGGTCGCTGGAGCGGCGGCGGGCGCTGGTGGGCGAGGCGTCCGCGCTCTACGCGCAGCGGGGGACGGTGCGGGGGTTGGTCGGGCTAGTGCGCCTTGTCTTCGGGGGCGACGTCGAGGTGGAGGAGAGCGGGGCCGCCGCGTGGTCGCCGGTGCCCAACGGCGATCTCCCGGGCACCGCCGAGCCGTCCCTCAAGGTGCGGGTTCGGGTGGCCGATGCAGGAGTTGTGGATCGCCAACGGCTCGAAGCGGTAGTTTCCTCGGGAAAGCCCGCCCACATCCCCCACCAGATCGAGGTGGTCACCGGTTGA
- a CDS encoding VgrG-related protein: MNPTHSLSVSLAGSPLSASLEELLVSAYVETSLNLPDAFVLTFRDPGRVVFAASSGIQIGGKVTIKVVSDASPSGTVLIEDAEITALEAEHDPLGTLSVVRGLDTSHRLFRGRTTAAYKNMSYSDVAGKVAQRNGLSLGTVDSTSVVHDVITQFNCSDWDFLGGLSAEVGYELMVTKGKLDFRKPQSASGAPGPGTLASTNPLQLTLGENLLSFRCAVSAAEQVTEVKVRSWDPKQKREIVGTSPAKSSASHLDVTPADLGGKFGSPTHLAASIPFATQAECEAAAAARAEDIGSASATFDGVALGNTDLKAGAAVSLGQVGKPFDGKYRLTSARHHYDPDGGYTTFFTVSGKQNSTLLGLASGGAAGKGSGSASRKPIPGVVQAIVTNAKDPENQCRVKLKFPWLDDTYESDWARVAQISAGNGYGAVLVPEVGDEVLVAFEQGDSRRPYVLAGLYNGVDKPPTGSVPTIDDASGKVQRRDFFSRTHHRLSFTEKEGTDDGILLQTGDSKYIVKLSKNNQKLTINADGTIEIECKGAPGDIKITAAGNLDLKGRQVSIKADSGVSIDGGGGNVEIKGVQLKANGTAQVTVQGATISINANATAELKGGAMVQVQGAIVKIN; the protein is encoded by the coding sequence ATGAACCCCACCCACTCGCTGTCGGTGAGCCTCGCAGGCTCCCCGCTCAGCGCGTCGCTCGAGGAGCTGCTGGTGTCCGCCTACGTGGAGACCAGCCTCAACCTCCCGGACGCCTTCGTGCTCACCTTCCGGGACCCTGGCCGGGTGGTGTTTGCGGCCTCGTCCGGGATCCAGATCGGCGGCAAGGTGACCATCAAGGTGGTGTCGGATGCCAGCCCCTCGGGAACGGTCCTGATCGAGGACGCCGAGATCACGGCCCTGGAGGCCGAGCACGACCCGCTGGGGACGCTCTCGGTGGTCCGCGGACTCGACACGTCCCACCGCTTGTTCCGGGGGCGGACCACCGCGGCCTACAAGAACATGAGCTACTCGGACGTGGCGGGCAAGGTGGCCCAGCGCAATGGACTGTCGCTGGGGACCGTCGACTCGACATCGGTCGTGCACGACGTGATCACGCAGTTCAACTGCTCGGACTGGGACTTCCTCGGTGGGCTGTCGGCCGAGGTGGGCTACGAGCTGATGGTCACCAAGGGCAAGCTCGACTTCCGCAAGCCGCAGTCGGCGTCGGGCGCTCCGGGCCCCGGCACGCTTGCCTCCACCAACCCGTTGCAGCTCACCCTGGGGGAGAACCTGCTGAGCTTCCGCTGCGCGGTCTCCGCCGCCGAGCAGGTCACGGAGGTCAAGGTCCGGAGCTGGGACCCCAAGCAGAAGCGGGAGATAGTGGGGACGTCGCCGGCGAAGAGCTCCGCCAGCCATCTCGATGTCACCCCGGCGGACCTGGGCGGCAAATTCGGCTCGCCGACGCACCTCGCCGCCAGCATCCCGTTCGCCACGCAGGCCGAGTGCGAGGCCGCCGCCGCGGCCCGGGCCGAGGACATCGGCAGCGCCTCCGCCACCTTCGACGGCGTGGCCCTGGGCAACACCGACCTGAAGGCGGGGGCGGCCGTCAGCCTCGGGCAGGTGGGCAAGCCGTTCGACGGTAAGTACCGCCTGACCTCCGCCCGCCACCACTATGACCCCGACGGCGGCTACACCACCTTTTTCACCGTGAGCGGCAAGCAGAACTCGACGCTGCTGGGCCTCGCTTCCGGCGGGGCAGCGGGCAAGGGCAGCGGTTCCGCGTCCCGGAAACCCATCCCCGGGGTGGTGCAGGCGATCGTGACCAATGCCAAGGACCCGGAGAACCAGTGCCGGGTCAAGCTGAAGTTCCCCTGGCTGGACGATACCTACGAAAGCGACTGGGCGCGGGTCGCCCAGATCTCGGCGGGCAACGGGTACGGGGCCGTGCTGGTGCCCGAGGTGGGCGACGAGGTGCTGGTGGCCTTCGAGCAGGGCGACAGCCGCCGGCCGTACGTGCTGGCCGGGCTCTACAACGGCGTCGACAAGCCGCCGACCGGCTCGGTGCCGACCATCGACGATGCCTCGGGCAAGGTCCAGCGCCGGGACTTCTTCAGCCGCACCCACCACCGCCTCTCCTTCACCGAGAAGGAGGGGACCGACGACGGGATCCTGCTGCAGACCGGCGACAGCAAGTACATCGTGAAGCTGTCGAAGAACAACCAGAAGCTGACCATCAATGCCGACGGGACCATCGAGATCGAGTGCAAGGGGGCCCCGGGCGACATCAAGATCACCGCAGCGGGCAACCTGGACCTCAAGGGCCGCCAGGTGAGCATCAAGGCCGACAGCGGGGTGTCGATCGACGGCGGCGGCGGCAACGTCGAGATCAAGGGGGTGCAGCTGAAGGCGAACGGAACCGCCCAGGTCACGGTGCAGGGCGCCACGATCAGCATCAACGCCAACGCCACTGCCGAGCTCAAAGGCGGCGCCATGGTCCAGGTCCAGGGCGCCATCGTCAAGATCAACTGA
- a CDS encoding phage tail protein, giving the protein MALPDEDASVGWSFGFEFDGIQIKQIQELSGVKMEQDVIELKANTKDGKYVNKQLPGRPKIGEISITRGLTSDKTFQDWVKDAHQGNMPVSRKGGSVIVYDYQGAEIMRYKLTNCWPKVLEVGTLKAGDTSILTEKLTIAHEGCAPA; this is encoded by the coding sequence ATGGCCCTGCCCGATGAGGATGCGAGTGTTGGCTGGTCGTTCGGGTTCGAATTCGACGGCATCCAGATCAAGCAGATCCAGGAGCTGTCGGGCGTGAAGATGGAGCAGGACGTCATCGAGCTCAAGGCCAACACCAAAGACGGCAAGTACGTCAACAAGCAGCTCCCCGGCCGGCCGAAGATCGGCGAGATCAGCATCACCCGGGGCCTGACGTCGGACAAGACCTTCCAGGACTGGGTCAAGGACGCTCACCAGGGCAACATGCCCGTCTCCCGGAAGGGCGGCTCGGTGATTGTCTACGACTACCAGGGTGCCGAGATCATGCGCTACAAGCTGACCAACTGCTGGCCCAAGGTGCTGGAGGTGGGGACGTTGAAAGCCGGTGACACCAGCATCCTCACCGAGAAGCTCACGATCGCCCACGAAGGCTGCGCACCCGCCTGA
- a CDS encoding putative baseplate assembly protein — translation MTLPAPNLDDRRFQDLVDEAKRLVQQRCPEWTDHNVSDPGVTLIETFAFMTDQLLFRLNRVPDRLYIKFLDLMGIRLFPPTAAKVDVTFWLSATQEVTIDVPAGTEVSTLRTPTEEAVSFTVLSDLAIVPCSRSRVATALGPQAGDQTDRLEIGDGFPCFDAPPKPGDALLIGLSNPVPSCAVLLELGCRIEGVGVDPRNPPIAWEAWDGRGWAVCELERDTTGGLNKDGEVVLHVPASHQASQIAGRRAGWLRCRVTDAEEGQPVYSAPPFISRVAASTIGGTTVAVNAEIIEGEVVATATGGAGQRYPLRNAPVVPGEAPVILEVSEGEGWEEWAPVDGFAHSGPHDRHFQLDAASGEIAFGPAVREPDGSLRRYGAAPGDGAVLRVRSYRTGGGRRGNVARGAISVLRTTIPFVGSVVNRRPASGGVDGEDLESAKLRGPLTLRTRDRAVTAEDYEQISLEAAPEVARVRCAPAGNGADPGAVRVLVVPAASEREAGRLEFEQLVPSDETLARVAGALDERRVIGSRLVVEPPVYQGITVVARLRARRSASVDRLRAAAVEALYGYFHPISGGPDGTGWPFGRPIHAGEVYAVLQRLPGVELVDEARLYPADPITGRRGEAVQRLAIDPHALVFSYGHQVLVEPA, via the coding sequence ATGACGCTGCCGGCGCCGAACCTGGATGATCGCCGGTTCCAGGACCTGGTCGACGAGGCCAAGCGCCTGGTCCAGCAGCGCTGCCCGGAGTGGACCGACCACAACGTTTCCGACCCGGGCGTGACGCTGATCGAGACGTTCGCCTTCATGACCGACCAGCTGCTGTTCCGGCTGAACCGGGTGCCCGACCGGCTCTACATCAAGTTCCTGGACCTCATGGGGATCCGGCTGTTCCCACCCACCGCCGCCAAGGTGGACGTGACCTTCTGGCTGTCCGCCACCCAGGAGGTCACCATCGACGTCCCCGCCGGGACCGAGGTATCGACGCTGCGCACGCCCACCGAGGAGGCGGTGTCGTTCACGGTGCTCTCGGACCTCGCCATTGTTCCGTGCTCCCGGTCTCGCGTCGCCACGGCCCTCGGCCCACAGGCCGGCGACCAGACCGACCGGCTGGAGATCGGGGATGGCTTCCCGTGCTTCGATGCGCCCCCCAAGCCGGGCGACGCCCTCCTGATCGGCCTGTCCAACCCGGTGCCGTCGTGTGCGGTCCTCCTGGAGCTGGGCTGCCGGATCGAGGGCGTCGGTGTCGACCCCCGGAACCCCCCGATTGCCTGGGAGGCATGGGATGGCCGGGGCTGGGCAGTCTGCGAGCTCGAGCGGGACACCACCGGGGGCCTGAACAAGGACGGCGAGGTGGTGCTGCACGTCCCCGCCTCCCACCAGGCCTCCCAGATCGCCGGCCGACGGGCGGGCTGGCTGCGCTGCCGGGTCACCGACGCCGAGGAGGGCCAGCCGGTCTACAGCGCCCCGCCGTTCATCAGCCGGGTGGCGGCGTCCACCATCGGCGGGACGACGGTGGCGGTGAACGCCGAGATCATCGAGGGCGAGGTGGTGGCCACCGCCACCGGGGGCGCCGGCCAGCGCTACCCGCTGCGCAACGCCCCGGTGGTCCCGGGGGAGGCCCCCGTGATCCTCGAGGTGAGCGAGGGCGAGGGGTGGGAGGAGTGGGCTCCGGTGGACGGCTTCGCCCACAGCGGCCCGCACGACCGCCACTTCCAGCTGGACGCCGCCAGCGGCGAGATCGCCTTCGGCCCCGCCGTCCGGGAGCCCGACGGGTCCCTGCGCCGGTACGGGGCCGCCCCGGGCGACGGCGCCGTCCTGCGGGTGCGCTCCTACCGCACCGGCGGCGGCCGGCGGGGCAACGTCGCTCGGGGTGCCATCTCGGTGCTGCGCACCACGATCCCCTTCGTGGGCTCGGTGGTGAACCGGCGCCCCGCTTCGGGCGGGGTGGACGGCGAGGACCTGGAGTCGGCGAAACTGCGGGGCCCCCTCACCCTGCGGACCCGGGACCGGGCGGTGACCGCCGAGGACTACGAGCAGATCTCCCTCGAGGCGGCGCCCGAGGTCGCCCGGGTCCGGTGTGCGCCTGCGGGCAATGGCGCCGATCCCGGGGCCGTCCGGGTGCTGGTGGTGCCGGCGGCCAGCGAGCGGGAGGCCGGGCGCCTGGAGTTCGAGCAGCTGGTCCCCTCGGACGAGACGCTCGCCCGGGTCGCGGGGGCCCTCGACGAGCGCCGGGTGATCGGCTCCCGCCTGGTGGTGGAGCCCCCGGTCTACCAGGGGATCACCGTGGTGGCCCGGCTGCGGGCCCGCCGGTCGGCCTCGGTGGACCGCCTGCGGGCGGCGGCGGTCGAAGCCCTCTACGGGTACTTCCACCCGATCAGCGGCGGCCCCGACGGGACCGGCTGGCCGTTCGGGCGCCCCATCCACGCGGGTGAGGTCTACGCGGTCCTGCAGCGCCTGCCGGGTGTCGAGCTGGTGGACGAGGCCCGCCTCTACCCGGCGGATCCGATCACCGGCCGGCGGGGCGAGGCCGTGCAGCGCCTGGCGATCGACCCCCATGCCCTGGTGTTCTCCTACGGGCACCAGGTCCTGGTCGAGCCGGCATGA
- a CDS encoding phage tail protein — translation MPGATDTDPAVALYFHVRIDGVDLGEFTTCDGLSMDVVTEERVEGGNNGYVWKLPVRITFSNVRFTRPIGPESIKVASWLAGLAKGVKRTSAEIVALTPQGNRLVTWHLTGVIPVKWSGPSFSAESPKVAEESLEIAHNGFTLEAA, via the coding sequence GTGCCCGGCGCCACCGACACCGACCCAGCAGTCGCCCTCTACTTCCACGTGCGCATCGACGGCGTGGACCTGGGCGAGTTCACCACCTGCGACGGGCTGTCGATGGACGTCGTCACCGAGGAGCGGGTCGAGGGGGGCAACAACGGCTACGTCTGGAAGCTGCCGGTGCGCATCACCTTCTCCAACGTGCGCTTCACCCGCCCGATCGGCCCGGAGAGCATCAAGGTGGCCTCCTGGCTGGCCGGGCTGGCGAAGGGGGTCAAGCGCACCTCGGCCGAGATCGTGGCGCTCACCCCGCAGGGCAACCGCCTGGTGACCTGGCACCTGACCGGGGTCATCCCGGTGAAGTGGAGCGGGCCCTCGTTCTCGGCGGAGTCGCCCAAGGTGGCGGAGGAATCGCTCGAGATCGCCCACAACGGCTTCACCCTCGAGGCGGCGTAG
- a CDS encoding LysM peptidoglycan-binding domain-containing protein translates to MPIGPPPSGFTMAYLELAEIKSSSTGEVSAGSTTGTIHFQFNPQEFSIAKSANWQTTNVAGSSNAGPAQYMGPNPSHMSLEMFLDASEESDGDVSKDVQKLIDACTPTSASQGKDRPVPPAVRFGWDKVYFVGYIQQVSARYTLFHPNGKPIRAVCSLTLHELPTKQGKQNPTSGALAAMATRQFLEGDTLAGIAYQEYGDPTLWRALAEANGIDDPLRVAAGRHLLIPSISSAAGPA, encoded by the coding sequence ATGCCCATAGGACCCCCGCCCTCGGGCTTCACCATGGCCTACCTGGAGCTGGCCGAGATCAAGAGCTCCTCGACCGGCGAGGTGAGCGCCGGCTCGACCACGGGCACCATCCACTTCCAGTTCAACCCCCAGGAGTTCTCCATCGCCAAGAGCGCCAACTGGCAGACCACCAACGTCGCCGGCAGCAGCAACGCCGGGCCGGCGCAGTACATGGGGCCCAACCCGTCGCACATGAGCCTGGAGATGTTCCTCGACGCCTCGGAGGAGTCCGACGGGGACGTCTCCAAGGACGTGCAGAAGCTCATCGATGCCTGCACGCCGACGTCCGCCTCGCAGGGCAAGGACCGGCCGGTGCCCCCTGCGGTGCGCTTCGGCTGGGACAAGGTGTACTTCGTGGGCTACATCCAGCAGGTCAGCGCCCGCTACACGCTGTTCCACCCCAACGGCAAGCCGATCCGGGCGGTGTGCTCCCTCACCCTGCACGAGCTGCCGACCAAGCAGGGCAAGCAGAACCCCACCTCGGGGGCTCTGGCGGCGATGGCGACCCGCCAGTTCCTCGAGGGGGACACGCTGGCTGGCATCGCCTACCAGGAGTACGGCGACCCGACGCTGTGGCGGGCGCTGGCCGAGGCCAATGGGATCGACGACCCGCTCCGGGTGGCCGCCGGTCGCCACCTGCTCATCCCCTCGATCTCCTCGGCAGCGGGGCCGGCATGA